From the genome of Vitis riparia cultivar Riparia Gloire de Montpellier isolate 1030 chromosome 2, EGFV_Vit.rip_1.0, whole genome shotgun sequence, one region includes:
- the LOC117906594 gene encoding ubiquitin-conjugating enzyme E2 4-like isoform X1: protein MSSPSKRREMDLMKLMMSDYKVEMVNDGMQEFYVDFHGPSDSPYHGGVWRIRVELPDAYPYKSPSIGFVNKIYHPNVDEMSGSVCLDVINQTWSPMFDLVNVFEVFLPQLLLYPNPSDPLNGEAAALMMRDRPAYEQRVKEYCEKYAKPENIGAAPEEKSSDEELSEDDYESSDEAVAGQADP, encoded by the exons atGTCATCCCCAAGCAAACGCAGAGAGATGGATTTGATGAAACT GATGATGAGTGATTATAAGGTGGAGATGGTGAATGATGGCATGCAAGAGTTTTATGTCGATTTCCATGGACCCAGTGACA GTCCTTACCATGGAGGTGTGTGGAGGATAAGGGTGGAGCTACCAGATGCTTATCCTTATAAATCTCCATCTATTGGTTTTGTCAACAAGATCTACCACCCAAATGTTGATGAGAT GTCTGGTTCAGTTTGTTTAGATGTCATCAATCAGACTTGGAGCCCAATGTTTG ATTTGGTAAATGTGTTTGAAGTGTTTCTTCCTCAACTTCTTCTCTACCCCAACCCATCAGATCCATTGAATGGAGAGGCTGCAGCCCTGATGATGCGAGATCGGCCTGCTTATGAACAAAGAGTGAAAG AGTACTGTGAGAAGTATGCCAAGCCAGAAAACATTGGGGCTGCTCCAGAAGAGAAATCCAGTGATGAAGAGCTGAGCGAAGATGATTATGAATCCAGCGATGAGGCAGTTGCTGGCCAGGCTGATCCTTAG
- the LOC117905423 gene encoding uncharacterized protein LOC117905423 isoform X1 gives MLEPELCSARVLSPFREESGDEELSVLPRHTKVIVTGNNRTKSVLVGLQGVVKKAVGLGGWHWLVLKNGVEVKLQRNALSVLEPPTGNEEDDDHDFDNSSSSSDIGEKDNDFSSSIEFHKLSKPRARHTRPWAPSASVKLTNRNSHREVQSGIDAPQPIVNLAKLGTDSLWRYCKKFNLGNLNSNSSREQMLKAVQQHFTAQQVEEVPVIMGFIRAAKRLKTSGGSSRDHGVHPHSQETEDS, from the exons ATGCTGGAGCCAGAGCTTTGTTCTGCTCGGGTTCTATCGCCTTTTCGCGAGGAAAGTGGTGATGAAGAGCTCTCTGTTCTACCTAGGCACACCAAGGTCATTGTTACTGGTAACAACAGAACAAAGTCTGTTTTGGTGGGCTTGCAAGGTGTTGTGAAGAAGGCTGTGGGCCTCGGTGGTTGGCATTGGCTG GTTTTGAAGAATGGGGTTGAAGTTAAGTTGCAAAGGAACGCTCTGAGCGTGCTGGAACCCCCGACAGGgaatgaagaagatgatgatcaTGACTTTGATAACTCTAGCAGTAGTTCCGACATTGGTGAGAAGGACAACGATTTCT CCAGCAGCATTGAGTTCCACAAATTGAGCAAGCCAAGAGCCCGACATACAAGGCCCTGGGCACCATCTGCATCAGTGAAATTGACCAACCGCAATAGCCACCGCGAAGTCCAATCTGGCATTGATGCGCCTCAACCA ATTGTGAACTTGGCAAAACTAGGAACTGATTCATTGTGGAGATATTGCAAAAAATTCAACCTT GGGAATCTTAACTCTAATTCATCCAGGGAACAAATGCTTAAGGCCGTGCAGCAGCACTTCACAGCACAG CAAGTGGAGGAGGTACCTGTGATCATGGGGTTCATCCGCGCAGCCAAGAGACTGAAGACAAGTGGAGGAAGTAGCCGTGATCATGGAGTTCATCCGCACAGCCAAGAGACTGAAGACAGCTAA
- the LOC117906594 gene encoding ubiquitin-conjugating enzyme E2 4-like isoform X2: MSSPSKRREMDLMKLMMSDYKVEMVNDGMQEFYVDFHGPSDSPYHGGVWRIRVELPDAYPYKSPSIGFVNKIYHPNVDEMSGSVCLDVINQTWSPMFVFLPQLLLYPNPSDPLNGEAAALMMRDRPAYEQRVKEYCEKYAKPENIGAAPEEKSSDEELSEDDYESSDEAVAGQADP; the protein is encoded by the exons atGTCATCCCCAAGCAAACGCAGAGAGATGGATTTGATGAAACT GATGATGAGTGATTATAAGGTGGAGATGGTGAATGATGGCATGCAAGAGTTTTATGTCGATTTCCATGGACCCAGTGACA GTCCTTACCATGGAGGTGTGTGGAGGATAAGGGTGGAGCTACCAGATGCTTATCCTTATAAATCTCCATCTATTGGTTTTGTCAACAAGATCTACCACCCAAATGTTGATGAGAT GTCTGGTTCAGTTTGTTTAGATGTCATCAATCAGACTTGGAGCCCAATGTTTG TGTTTCTTCCTCAACTTCTTCTCTACCCCAACCCATCAGATCCATTGAATGGAGAGGCTGCAGCCCTGATGATGCGAGATCGGCCTGCTTATGAACAAAGAGTGAAAG AGTACTGTGAGAAGTATGCCAAGCCAGAAAACATTGGGGCTGCTCCAGAAGAGAAATCCAGTGATGAAGAGCTGAGCGAAGATGATTATGAATCCAGCGATGAGGCAGTTGCTGGCCAGGCTGATCCTTAG
- the LOC117934057 gene encoding serine/arginine-rich splicing factor SR45a-like, translating into MHSTAQIHPRHLANIKQLRVNPPHPHPNLCSRVSLFDSNPEMPYSREGRSVSPANSGSPIRGRRSRSRSRSRSLSRSRRSRSRSRDSVDAVNPGNNLYVTGLSTRVNASDLEKYFNSEGKVVECHLVTDPRTRESRGFGFVTMETVEDADRCIKYLNRSVLEGRLITVEKAKRRRGRTPTPGRYHGLRERRGRGGRRRSRSYSPRRWQDRDSYARDRRGRSRSPYGRRSDDYSDSNRRRRERSLSGAGRDYP; encoded by the exons ATGCATTCAACAGCCCAGATTCACCCACGCCATCTAGCAAATATAAAGCAACTCCGAGTCAACCCCCCACACCCACACCCAAATCTCTGTTCTAGGGTTTCTCTCTTCGACTCTAACCCAGAG ATGCCTTATTCAAGGGAAGGAAG ATCTGTTTCACCTGCCAACTCGGGTTCACCCATTCGGGGGCGACGATCAAGGTCAAGGTCGAGGTCAAGGTCATTGTCGAGGTCTAGGAGGAGTCGCTCGAG GAGCCGCGACTCGGTAGATGCTGTTAACCCGGGAAATAACTTGTATGTGACGGGTTTGTCAACAAGAGTTAATGCCAGTGATCTTGAGAAGTATTTTAACAGTGAAGGGAAG GTTGTTGAGTGCCATCTGGTAACAGATCCTCGCACCAGAGAATCCCGTGGATTTGGTTTTGTCACTATGGAGACTGTTGAGGATGCAGACCGCTGTATTAAATATCTTAATCGTTCTGTGCTTGAAGGTCGCCTCATCACTGTGGAAAAG GCAAAACGAAGGCGTGGGAGGACCCCAACCCCAGGAAGGTATCATGGGCTGAGGGAGAGGCGAG GACGAGGTGGCCGCAGAAGGTCTCGGAGCTACTCCCCTCGCCGCTGGCAAGATAGAGACTCTTATGCAAGAGACAGGCGTGGAAGATCTCGCTCCCCATATGGCAGAAGGTCCGATGACTACTCCGACTCCAATAGGAGGCGCAGGGAGCGTTCATTGTCAGGGGCAGGCAGGGACTACCCTTGA
- the LOC117905423 gene encoding uncharacterized protein LOC117905423 isoform X2 has protein sequence MLEPELCSARVLSPFREESGDEELSVLPRHTKVIVTGNNRTKSVLVGLQGVVKKAVGLGGWHWLVLKNGVEVKLQRNALSVLEPPTGNEEDDDHDFDNSSSSSDIASSIEFHKLSKPRARHTRPWAPSASVKLTNRNSHREVQSGIDAPQPIVNLAKLGTDSLWRYCKKFNLGNLNSNSSREQMLKAVQQHFTAQQVEEVPVIMGFIRAAKRLKTSGGSSRDHGVHPHSQETEDS, from the exons ATGCTGGAGCCAGAGCTTTGTTCTGCTCGGGTTCTATCGCCTTTTCGCGAGGAAAGTGGTGATGAAGAGCTCTCTGTTCTACCTAGGCACACCAAGGTCATTGTTACTGGTAACAACAGAACAAAGTCTGTTTTGGTGGGCTTGCAAGGTGTTGTGAAGAAGGCTGTGGGCCTCGGTGGTTGGCATTGGCTG GTTTTGAAGAATGGGGTTGAAGTTAAGTTGCAAAGGAACGCTCTGAGCGTGCTGGAACCCCCGACAGGgaatgaagaagatgatgatcaTGACTTTGATAACTCTAGCAGTAGTTCCGACATTG CCAGCAGCATTGAGTTCCACAAATTGAGCAAGCCAAGAGCCCGACATACAAGGCCCTGGGCACCATCTGCATCAGTGAAATTGACCAACCGCAATAGCCACCGCGAAGTCCAATCTGGCATTGATGCGCCTCAACCA ATTGTGAACTTGGCAAAACTAGGAACTGATTCATTGTGGAGATATTGCAAAAAATTCAACCTT GGGAATCTTAACTCTAATTCATCCAGGGAACAAATGCTTAAGGCCGTGCAGCAGCACTTCACAGCACAG CAAGTGGAGGAGGTACCTGTGATCATGGGGTTCATCCGCGCAGCCAAGAGACTGAAGACAAGTGGAGGAAGTAGCCGTGATCATGGAGTTCATCCGCACAGCCAAGAGACTGAAGACAGCTAA